The following coding sequences lie in one Deinococcus radiopugnans ATCC 19172 genomic window:
- the hmpA gene encoding NO-inducible flavohemoprotein, with product MLTPDQLSIVKATVPALEAHGETITRHFYASMFAAHPELLNIFNPANQKTGKQARSLAASVLAYAANIDHPERLGGMVGRIAHKHVSLEVLPEHYPIVGEHLLGAIATVLGDAATPEILDAWAAAYGQLADIMIGVERGMYAGAAQQPGGWPGFKPFRVVKKVQESRVIASLVLAPVDGQPLPPFQPGQYLSLQVRVPGGETTQIRQYSLSDAPNGQTYRISVKRELAPEHDPFAPGGLISNHLHDDVGVGDELLVHTPAGDFALQDSDRPVVLLSGGVGITPMLSMLHALAAGNSERPVLFVHAALGRWHHAFRDQVNALAQAHPNIRKVVYYTDVTDEDLAGEHHDETGLIRLETLRPYLPAGEAEFYYCGPEGFTRAVEGILDRLHVPAERRFTETFGPSQDFAPVLTA from the coding sequence ATGCTGACACCCGATCAACTGTCCATCGTCAAAGCCACCGTTCCCGCACTCGAGGCGCACGGTGAGACCATCACCCGTCACTTCTACGCGTCCATGTTCGCCGCGCACCCCGAACTGCTGAACATTTTTAATCCCGCCAACCAGAAGACTGGCAAGCAGGCCCGCAGCCTCGCGGCGTCGGTGCTGGCCTACGCCGCCAACATCGATCACCCCGAGCGCCTGGGCGGCATGGTGGGCCGCATTGCCCACAAGCACGTCAGCCTGGAAGTGCTGCCCGAGCACTATCCCATCGTGGGCGAGCACCTGCTGGGCGCGATTGCCACCGTGCTGGGCGACGCCGCCACACCGGAGATCCTGGACGCCTGGGCCGCCGCCTACGGTCAGCTGGCCGACATCATGATCGGCGTGGAGCGCGGGATGTACGCGGGGGCCGCGCAGCAGCCCGGCGGCTGGCCCGGCTTCAAGCCGTTCCGGGTGGTGAAGAAGGTGCAGGAAAGCCGCGTGATCGCCTCGCTGGTGCTGGCGCCGGTGGACGGCCAGCCCCTGCCGCCGTTCCAGCCGGGCCAGTACCTGAGCCTGCAGGTGCGCGTGCCGGGGGGTGAGACCACCCAGATCCGCCAGTACAGCCTGTCGGACGCGCCCAACGGCCAGACCTACCGCATCAGCGTGAAGCGTGAGCTGGCGCCCGAGCATGACCCCTTCGCGCCCGGCGGCCTGATCTCCAACCATCTGCACGACGACGTGGGCGTGGGCGACGAGTTGCTGGTGCACACGCCCGCCGGGGACTTCGCGCTGCAGGACTCGGATCGCCCGGTGGTGCTGCTCAGCGGCGGCGTGGGCATCACCCCGATGCTGAGCATGCTCCACGCCCTGGCGGCGGGCAACTCTGAGCGCCCCGTCCTGTTCGTCCACGCCGCACTGGGACGCTGGCACCACGCCTTCCGCGATCAGGTTAACGCGCTGGCGCAGGCCCACCCGAACATCCGCAAAGTCGTGTACTACACCGACGTGACCGACGAGGATCTGGCCGGCGAGCACCACGACGAGACCGGGCTGATCCGCCTGGAAACGCTGCGCCCGTACCTGCCGGCAGGCGAGGCCGAGTTCTACTACTGCGGCCCCGAGGGCTTCACCCGCGCGGTGGAGGGGATTCTGGATCGCCTGCACGTCCCCGCCGAGCGCCGCTTCACCGAAACCTTCGGCCCCAGCCAGGACTTCGCCCCGGTGCTGACGGCGTAG
- the smpB gene encoding SsrA-binding protein SmpB, whose product MRGVYTNRRAHYEYELLERFEAGISLTGSEVKSIRAGGVDFRDAFARLAGGNVDLEGLYIPTYTEATYNNHEPRRTRRLLLHREEIAKMKRGLEQKGLTLIPTRLYAKGRYFKVELALARGKKLHDKRRAEAEKTVQRELRSL is encoded by the coding sequence CTGCGGGGCGTGTATACCAACCGCCGCGCCCATTACGAGTACGAGTTGCTGGAGCGCTTCGAGGCGGGGATCAGTCTGACCGGCAGTGAAGTCAAGAGCATCCGCGCCGGGGGCGTCGACTTCCGCGACGCCTTTGCCCGGCTGGCCGGCGGGAACGTCGATCTGGAAGGCCTGTACATTCCCACCTACACCGAGGCCACCTACAACAACCACGAGCCGCGCCGCACCCGCCGCCTGCTGCTGCACCGCGAGGAAATCGCCAAAATGAAGCGCGGCCTGGAGCAAAAGGGGCTGACGCTGATTCCCACCCGGCTGTACGCCAAGGGCCGGTATTTCAAGGTGGAACTGGCGCTGGCACGTGGCAAGAAGCTGCATGACAAGCGCCGCGCCGAGGCCGAGAAGACCGTGCAGCGGGAGCTGCGGTCCCTGTGA
- a CDS encoding N-acetylmuramoyl-L-alanine amidase: MKRLSSGWRGWGGAGKGSGLWRSWPLLAAALLLAGLAGAQITYGKLNLAGQQVESIGLYGAEYVNVDAVGKLVSVVRDGSVMRISGLGHTLLLPIDLDQERATTDFNTVQIDTRRLQGQAATWVNGAVYLPLSTLATGLGARYEQGKLTLVPPQLLGVSSRAGQDSDRLVLDLSRDVSLTDEARGSRVVVRLRGVKGEARKYTTRGAFLPSAEVSRDGDDLIVSAPITAASGYRVYKVVRPSGTRVVLDLGPGIPRGSPAILERVTRPLIVLDPVKTAGIGRDPTLDVARRAAEMLTKAGWQVQVTRDSATALNRDQKQQLARQSDVYLALDLGRFPGSTRGGVTVYEPTGRSPSQLVNGVRVGTALPYGSLVVGDTGGTRRLSELLRGELKGGNITAGQGSLSRVMTLSEAPQAALLLELGWASNSKDLANLSVERRLQALSVAVARSVATYLTARANNNANVGALAGAGQ; the protein is encoded by the coding sequence GTGAAGCGCCTTTCTTCGGGGTGGCGCGGGTGGGGCGGCGCTGGCAAGGGGAGCGGTCTGTGGCGGTCCTGGCCCCTGCTGGCGGCGGCGCTGCTGCTGGCCGGTCTGGCCGGCGCGCAAATCACCTACGGCAAGCTGAACCTGGCGGGCCAGCAGGTGGAGAGCATCGGGCTGTACGGGGCCGAGTACGTGAATGTGGACGCGGTGGGCAAGCTGGTGTCCGTGGTCCGTGACGGTTCGGTGATGCGCATCAGCGGGCTGGGCCACACCCTGCTGCTGCCCATCGATCTGGATCAGGAGCGCGCCACCACGGATTTCAACACCGTGCAGATCGACACGCGCCGGCTTCAGGGGCAGGCGGCGACGTGGGTGAACGGCGCGGTGTACCTGCCGCTGTCCACCCTGGCCACCGGGCTGGGCGCCCGCTACGAGCAGGGCAAGCTGACGCTGGTGCCGCCGCAACTGCTGGGCGTCAGCAGCCGCGCGGGCCAGGACAGTGACCGGCTGGTGCTGGACCTCAGCCGCGACGTGTCGCTGACCGACGAGGCGCGCGGCAGCCGGGTGGTGGTGCGGCTGCGCGGCGTCAAGGGCGAGGCCCGCAAGTACACCACGCGCGGCGCCTTCCTGCCGTCCGCCGAGGTCAGCCGCGACGGCGACGACCTGATCGTGAGCGCCCCGATCACCGCCGCGAGCGGCTACCGCGTCTACAAGGTGGTCCGTCCGTCCGGCACGCGGGTGGTGCTGGACCTGGGACCGGGCATTCCGCGCGGCAGTCCGGCCATCCTGGAGCGGGTCACGCGCCCGCTGATCGTGCTGGACCCGGTCAAGACCGCCGGCATCGGCCGTGACCCTACCCTGGACGTGGCCCGCCGGGCCGCCGAGATGCTGACCAAGGCCGGCTGGCAGGTGCAGGTCACCCGCGACAGCGCCACCGCCCTGAACCGCGACCAGAAGCAGCAGCTGGCCCGCCAGAGCGACGTGTACCTGGCGCTGGACCTGGGCCGCTTTCCCGGCTCGACCCGCGGCGGCGTGACGGTGTACGAACCGACGGGCCGCTCGCCGTCGCAGCTGGTCAATGGGGTGCGGGTGGGCACCGCGCTGCCCTACGGCTCGCTGGTGGTGGGCGATACCGGCGGCACGCGCCGGCTGAGCGAACTGCTGCGCGGCGAACTCAAGGGCGGCAACATCACGGCGGGGCAGGGCAGCCTGTCGCGGGTCATGACCCTGAGTGAGGCCCCGCAGGCCGCGCTGCTGCTGGAACTGGGCTGGGCCAGCAATTCCAAGGACCTGGCGAACCTGAGCGTCGAGCGTCGCCTGCAGGCGCTGTCGGTGGCGGTGGCGCGCTCGGTGGCCACCTACTTGACCGCCCGCGCCAACAACAACGCCAACGTCGGTGCCCTGGCCGGAGCCGGACAGTGA
- a CDS encoding GerMN domain-containing protein, producing the protein MIRRVFSLFNVISAALLAAAVLAYQTVQKPPTPPEAPKLQLAERTAMKVQVYFTDPQVRSMKAETRTVQVTQSNPRAVAQAALNVWAGGPNSSANLAVVPAGTAAPKVYLRGPHYYVDLPAAYAGLRYGPSGERMLLCTLTRTLLDTRGDDVTFVLNGEPVDTLGQIDLRNPFTRQDCADE; encoded by the coding sequence GTGATCCGCCGCGTGTTCTCGCTGTTCAACGTGATCAGCGCCGCGCTGCTGGCCGCCGCCGTGCTGGCGTATCAGACGGTGCAGAAACCGCCCACCCCGCCCGAGGCACCCAAGCTGCAACTGGCCGAGCGGACCGCCATGAAGGTGCAGGTGTACTTCACCGATCCGCAGGTCCGCAGCATGAAGGCCGAGACCCGCACCGTGCAGGTCACCCAGAGCAACCCGCGCGCCGTGGCCCAGGCCGCCCTGAACGTCTGGGCGGGCGGCCCCAACAGCTCAGCCAACCTGGCGGTGGTTCCGGCGGGCACGGCGGCCCCCAAGGTCTACCTGCGCGGCCCGCACTACTACGTGGACCTGCCCGCCGCCTACGCGGGCTTGCGCTACGGTCCCAGCGGCGAGCGCATGCTGCTGTGCACCCTGACCCGCACGCTGCTCGACACGCGAGGCGACGACGTGACCTTCGTCCTGAACGGCGAGCCCGTAGACACGCTGGGCCAGATCGACCTGCGCAATCCGTTCACGCGGCAGGACTGCGCCGATGAATAG